GGAACCGGCCCGGGTCTTCGCCGAGTTGCGTTATCAGACCCTGGAGAGCTGGAGCCGCACGCGGCGGGTGGTGGCCAAGGCCGAGCACCTGGCCCGGGGAGCCAACCCCCGCTTCGTGGTCACATCGATCTCGGCCGAAGCCCGACCGGCGCAGCCGCTCTACGAGGAGGACTACTGTGCCCGCGGCGAGGCGGAGAATCGGATCAAGGAACAACAATTGTACCTGTTTGCCGATCGGACCAGTGCCGGGACGATACGGGCCAACCAGCTGCGGCTGTTCTTCGCGTCGGTGGCGTATACCCTGCTCAATGCGTTGCGTCGGCGGGGCCTGCCGGGGACCGACC
This is a stretch of genomic DNA from Tautonia rosea. It encodes these proteins:
- a CDS encoding transposase, which produces EPARVFAELRYQTLESWSRTRRVVAKAEHLARGANPRFVVTSISAEARPAQPLYEEDYCARGEAENRIKEQQLYLFADRTSAGTIRANQLRLFFASVAYTLLNALRRRGLPGTD